Below is a window of Culturomica massiliensis DNA.
AACCGTTTTTCCACCAGCCGACACGGGTTTTATCCGTATAATACACGCCCCCGATATAGGTCCCCTGTAAAGTATTACCGGAATATTTTTCTTCAAAATTCGCCCGTTGTCCCATTCTTCCGTTACCAAGGCTGAAAATACTCTCTGATGAACGATGATTCTTCGGATCAAATCCTTCTTCAATGATACACCATTCATCTGCTTTCAAATATTTATTCATGACAATACAGTTTTAATCTAAAATCAAAAGTTCAATATTTCTCCATTGTTTATTATTTTCAGTTTTCCTTTTTCTATACTTAAATCAAGGAATCCTCCGACAACGGTATCAGCTTCCCGGAGTGTTACAGAGTCTCCGATCCCGACACATTTCATGCCGGCCCGGTGAGCTGCCTCAATACCGGCCCGGGCATCTTCAAAGACTACGCAATCCGCAGGAGAAAGATTCAATAGCTCCGCGCCTTTCAAAAAAACTTCCGGGTCTGGTTTAGCTTTACTTACATTCGTCCCGTCGGCAACGGCATCGAACAAATTTTCAATGCCGACCTGGTGCAAAATCGTCTTTGCATTCTTACTGGCCGAACCCAAGGAAATTTTTATACCCTGATCGCGTAAGGTTTTCAGAAAAGTAAGAACTCCCGGCAAAACTTCGTCCGGAGTCATTTTCAAAATATACCCGAGATATATTTCATTCTTTTTGTCTGCAACCTGCAGCTTCTCCCCCTCACTTAAATGTACTCCTCCGATACTCAATAATATATCCAACGATGCCATCCGGCTGATCCCTTTCAAACGCTCGTTATCTTTTTCCGTAAAAACAAAACCAAATTCATCCGCTATTTTTTTCCAAGCCAGGTAATGGTATTTTGCCGTATCTACAATCACCCCATCTAAATCAAATATACATCCTTTCATATCCTTTCTTTTTATCCTTCATTGTGATGTGAATAAGTTTCTTTAATAATAAATACGCAAAACGCTCCGACAATCAGGAAAATACCGGCCAACACCAGCATGCCGGCCTGATTCCCACCGATCAGGCGTAATAACGAACCACCGACCAGTGCAGCCACGATCTGCGGTATACAAATCGTCCCGTTGAAAAGTCCCAGATAAGCCCCCATATTTTTCCCGGAAACGGAATTAGTCAAAATCGTAAAAGGCATTGCCAGCATTGCCGCCCAGGCAAATCCGATCAAAACATACGAAACAAAAAGCAGATATTGGTCATGAATAAAAAATGTAGAGATAAAACCGACACCTCCCAATACTAAACTCAACGAATAACCCACTTTGCGCGATTTGAACATAGGCAACAACAACGCCCAGCATACAGAACCGATCGCCTGTACGGCAAATAAAACGCCCACCCAGTTACCGGCTTCCTGATAACCCGCAGACGATGTATCACCCGTACCCCATACATTGTGGGCAATCGCACCGTTTGTATAGGTCCACATGTACATAAATGCCGCCCAGGAAAAAAATTGTACCAGACCGACTGTCCAGAACACTTTCGGAGCATGGAGCAATAAAGAAATAAAATCGCTTTTTTCCTTCTTTTCTTCTGCCGTAATACCGTGGAATTCCTCAAATTGTTTCGGAGGCATTTCCTTTACTTTAACCACGGTATAAATCCCGCAAAGGATTAAAATAACCGCCCCGATGTAAAACGAGTAAATCACCGTATCGGGAACAATTCCCGGGGCCGCCGTATTTTGTATGCCCCACATAGCAAATAAAAACGGGAAAAGATATCCAACCAGACTACCGGCATTACACAAAAAACTCTGAATCGAATACGCCAATCCTTTTTGTTCCTCGTTCACCATATCACCCACTAACATTTTATAAGGCTGCATCGCCATATTGACTGACGTATCCAGCAACATCAACGAAATGACGCCGAACAGCATTGCATTCATATAATGCGTAAAACTGCCGGCATTCGGCATCAGACACATTACGATGACAGCAACTAAAGAACCGACGAACAGATAGGGAATCCGACGTCCGAATCGGGTCCAGGTCCGGTCGCTCATAGACCCCACAATCGGCTGCACAATGATTCCGGCCAAAGGAGGCAATATCCAAAAATAGCTTAATGTATGAGGGTCAGCCCCCAAAGTTGCAAAAATGCGGCTGACATTAGCACTTTGCAAAGCATAGGCGATCTGGACTCCGAAAAAACCGAAACTGATGTTCCATAAAGTCCAAAAGCCTAAACGGGGTTTACTCTTTAAAATTTTACTTTCTGCCATAATTCAATTTATTACGTTCCATCCGGAACCATTACCAAAAATCCATAAGGATAACCCAGGGTGATACACCCACTTATACGGAGAGTCTCCGTATGCGTTGAAAAGAAATCTGAAATTCTAAGCCGATTCAAATATACGACTATTCTTCTTCTCCGCAAACGTTTAAAATCGTGAAAAGCCGCAACGATCCTAAGAAAACAAAGCCTCTTCCGGCATTTCAATCGGTTGCGGAAAACGGTACGAAAAAATGCATAATTCTTCTTAATTTAGATTTATTCTAAACAATATAAAGAAAAAACAAACGTTTAAAGGCAAATGACGGAGGATATTTTCGATCGGCCGGAGCCACAACGTCACCAGTCTCTATAGAAAATTTTAAGCCAAAATAAAAATGAATCAAACTGAAACAGAATTACAAATCCCGAACAATTAAATCTACAGGAAAACTGAATTTAAAATTCCCGTCGGTTTTACCTCCGGGTCGAGCCCCGGGCAATAAGATTGGTTTTAATGACTTTCGTCGTTGTAGGGATCAGTTCGTCTTCGGAATTGATACGCCGCAGTAACAAATCGGTTGCAATTTCTCCCATTCTATCCCCATGTTGCTCCACCGTCGTCAATGTCGGATCGGTCAGCGTAGAGACCAAACCATCGGTAAACCCGCAAATGGCAACATCTTCGGGAACACGGTATCCCATATGTTTAATGGCATACATTGCGCCGGCTGCCGTAAGGTCATTCACGGCAAATATGCCGTCCGGCCTATCTGTCCGTTTCATCAATTGTTCGCCGATAATCATCGCATCGGCCTGATTATCGCATTGAATAATCAGGCTTTCGTCTATCGGTAGACGAGCATCTTTTAAAGCCTGTATATATCCCATTTGCCTCTTTTGAGCGATCTGCATCGTTTGAGGCGCTGATAAATGAGCGATGCGATGGCAACCGACGGATATTAAATGCTGAACGGCGGCATACGCTCCGTTAAAATCGTCAACCACGACCCGATCCGTATCGATATCCCCACAAATACGGTCGAAAAACACCAGAGGTATACCGGCCTGCTGCAACTCTTTAAAATGATCCACCCGCTGTGTTGTCTTGGCCATTGATATCAATACCCCGTCTATCCGGGAATTGATAATCGACTGACAAATCGACTTTTCCCGCTCATACTGTTCATTACTCTGAAAAATAACGATATTATAACCGTGCTGATTGGCGACCTGCTCAATACCACTAATCACACATGAAAAGAAATGATGAATAATTTCAGGAATAATAACGCCGATCAGAAATGTCTTTTTATTCCGTAAACTCAATGCGATCACATTGGGAGAATAATTCAGTTTTTTTGCCAATGCCTGTACTTCACGTTTTGTATCCACACTGATATCGGGATGATCTTTCAACGCCCTGGATACAGTTGAAACAGATATGCCCAATATCTTTGCGATATCTTTTATGGTGACTTGTGTTGCCATAATATACGTTTATGCGGAAAGACAAATATACTTGTTTACAAATGTAAAATATTAAACCGATATTTTCCCCCGTCACCTCATAAAAATATAAAACAAATGTGCCGACCTTTGTTTTAAAGGCCGGCACATTGAATTTTCCGGTGTCAATCATTCAGGTACACTCTATATTCTCCCGGTTGTAGTTCCATTGACATCGATGCCGCCGTCACGGTAAACGTATGATTGGTAAAATACTCCTTCCAGGTCCCCGTTTTACTAAAGTTTATGTTAGCATTGACCGGTACGACATCGAAATTCGCAATTACACAGGCATCACCTCCGGATGATTTCAACAAAATTTGCTTGACAGGTTCCCCGACACTGATCGTATAATCGGAAGTCGAAAAAGCCGGATAAGAATGCCGCAGTCGGTTCATTGCCGCAAAAACGTCATACAATGCTTTTCGTTCAGGTACATTATAATAATCCCAGCGCACCGGCTTTTTGGCCAACCGGTCGTCGTTCAACTGATAATCGTAACCAAGCTCTCCGAATTGCCAGATCATCTT
It encodes the following:
- the pgmB gene encoding beta-phosphoglucomutase, producing MKGCIFDLDGVIVDTAKYHYLAWKKIADEFGFVFTEKDNERLKGISRMASLDILLSIGGVHLSEGEKLQVADKKNEIYLGYILKMTPDEVLPGVLTFLKTLRDQGIKISLGSASKNAKTILHQVGIENLFDAVADGTNVSKAKPDPEVFLKGAELLNLSPADCVVFEDARAGIEAAHRAGMKCVGIGDSVTLREADTVVGGFLDLSIEKGKLKIINNGEILNF
- a CDS encoding SLC45 family MFS transporter yields the protein MAESKILKSKPRLGFWTLWNISFGFFGVQIAYALQSANVSRIFATLGADPHTLSYFWILPPLAGIIVQPIVGSMSDRTWTRFGRRIPYLFVGSLVAVIVMCLMPNAGSFTHYMNAMLFGVISLMLLDTSVNMAMQPYKMLVGDMVNEEQKGLAYSIQSFLCNAGSLVGYLFPFLFAMWGIQNTAAPGIVPDTVIYSFYIGAVILILCGIYTVVKVKEMPPKQFEEFHGITAEEKKEKSDFISLLLHAPKVFWTVGLVQFFSWAAFMYMWTYTNGAIAHNVWGTGDTSSAGYQEAGNWVGVLFAVQAIGSVCWALLLPMFKSRKVGYSLSLVLGGVGFISTFFIHDQYLLFVSYVLIGFAWAAMLAMPFTILTNSVSGKNMGAYLGLFNGTICIPQIVAALVGGSLLRLIGGNQAGMLVLAGIFLIVGAFCVFIIKETYSHHNEG
- a CDS encoding LacI family DNA-binding transcriptional regulator, yielding MATQVTIKDIAKILGISVSTVSRALKDHPDISVDTKREVQALAKKLNYSPNVIALSLRNKKTFLIGVIIPEIIHHFFSCVISGIEQVANQHGYNIVIFQSNEQYEREKSICQSIINSRIDGVLISMAKTTQRVDHFKELQQAGIPLVFFDRICGDIDTDRVVVDDFNGAYAAVQHLISVGCHRIAHLSAPQTMQIAQKRQMGYIQALKDARLPIDESLIIQCDNQADAMIIGEQLMKRTDRPDGIFAVNDLTAAGAMYAIKHMGYRVPEDVAICGFTDGLVSTLTDPTLTTVEQHGDRMGEIATDLLLRRINSEDELIPTTTKVIKTNLIARGSTRR